A stretch of Prunus dulcis chromosome 6, ALMONDv2, whole genome shotgun sequence DNA encodes these proteins:
- the LOC117632243 gene encoding gibberellin 2-beta-dioxygenase 6 encodes MASESYPPLFRSLNNSTQIVDSDEKADPVHDLEDPLPLVDLQSLKLGKQLGEACEQWGIFRLVNHGVPPTLLSQLQDHAEKFFSLPFESKQSLITSPLSYFWGTPALTPSGAALHRKGSILENINLVEGFNVPIAQLNQFQADNHIVASFSLVLEEYGKHLARIATTIFEAMLKNLGLDPVESKSNLSHSTGSVRVYRYPRCSNSNSAWGLDVHTDSSVVSILNQDDVGGLEVLKDNDWFTVKPIPNTLIINLGDMMQAISDDKYKSVTHRVKVNKNKERISVCYFVFPGEGSVIRSSKYKPFTYSDFQEQVQQDIKTVGCKVGLEKFKISEAV; translated from the exons ATGGCTTCTGAATCTTACCCTCCTCTATTTCGTTCACTCAACAATTCGACCCAGATCGTAGATTCGGATGAAAAAGCCGACCCGGTTCATGATTTGGAGGATCCGCTACCCCTGGTGGATCTCCAGAGCCTGAAACTTGGCAAGCAGCTTGGTGAGGCCTGTGAGCAATGGGGCATTTTTCGTTTGGTAAACCATGGGGTTCCTCCAACCCTTTTGAGCCAACTTCAGGACCATGCGGAAAAGTTTTTTTCTCTGCCTTTTGAATCCAAACAGAGCCTAATCACCAGCCCTCTGTCCTACTTCTGGGGCACCCCTGCCCTTACTCCATCTGGGGCAGCCTTACACAGAAAGGGTAGTATTCTGGAGAATATCAATTTGGTTGAAGGGTTCAACGTGCCCATCGCTCAACTCAATCAATTTCAAGCTGATAATCACATAGTTGCTTCTTTCAG CCTTGTGCTAGAAGAATATGGAAAGCACCTAGCTAGAATTGCCACAACTATATTTGAAGCTATGTTAAAGAACCTTGGTTTGGATCCGGTAGAATCGAAGTCCAATTTATCACATTCTACTGGCTCTGTACGTGTCTACCGTTACCCACGTTGCTCCAACTCTAACTCTGCATGGGGTTTGGACGTCCACACTGACAGCTCTGTGGTCTCAATCTTGAACCAAGATGACGTCGGTGGACTTGAAGTTCTCAAAGACAATGACTGGTTTACTGTTAAGCCAATTCCGAACACTCTAATTATCAACCTTGGAGATATGATGCAG GCAATAAGCGATGACAAATACAAGAGTGTGACACACAGAGTGAAGgtgaacaaaaacaaagagcGAATTTCAGTCTGCTACTTTGTCTTCCCGGGTGAAGGCAGTGTGATTCGGAGCTCAAAGTACAAGCCTTTTACTTACAGTGATTTTCAAGAGCAAGTGCAGCAAGACATAAAAACTGTTGGGTGTAAGGTTGGGCTTGAGAAGTTCAAGATTAGTGAAGCTGTTTAA
- the LOC117631309 gene encoding PHD finger-like domain-containing protein 5A encodes MAKHHPDLIMCRKQPGIAIGRLCEKCDGKCVICDSYVRPCTLVRVCDECNYGSFQGRCVICGGVGISDAYYCKECTQQEKDRDGCPKIVNLGSAKTDLFYERKKYGFKKR; translated from the coding sequence ATGGCCAAGCATCACCCTGATCTGATTATGTGCAGGAAGCAACCCGGGATCGCCATTGGCCGGCTGTGCGAGAAGTGTGATGGCAAGTGCGTCATCTGTGATTCCTACGTTCGTCCTTGCACACTTGTGAGGGTTTGTGATGAATGCAACTACGGATCTTTTCAAGGCCGGTGCGTTATCTGTGGAGGAGTTGGAATTTCGGATGCCTACTATTGCAAAGAGTGTACACAACAAGAGAAGGATAGGGATGGATGTCCAAAGATTGTAAATTTAGGCAGTGCCAAAACTGACCTCTTTTATGAGAGAAAGAAATATGGATTTAAGAAAAGATGA
- the LOC117631310 gene encoding protein PSY3-like, whose amino-acid sequence MGFGGSRLCLCLLLAFALISSARNNIPFSDDEVVVAMEGRSLMVRIDDYSDPTANRGHDPSSSSPSFSRAKAGGRGGRKG is encoded by the exons atgggattTGGAGGCAGTCGGCTGTGCTTGTGTCTCTTGCTTGCCTTTGCTTTAATCTCCTCTGCCCGGAACAACATTCCATTTTCAG ATGATGAGGTGGTAGTGGCCATGGAGGGTAGATCTTTGATGGTGAGGATAGACGACTACAGTGACCCAACTGCTAATCGTGGGCATGatccctcctcctcctccccctcctTCTCTAGAGCCAAGGCTGGGGGCCGCGGTGGCCGAAAAGGCTAG
- the LOC117632121 gene encoding internal alternative NAD(P)H-ubiquinone oxidoreductase A2, mitochondrial-like — protein MAWFRSLIQVSATARSATKPRISDPFSYTLLSRFSSEPAPIHETPAPSPAPQPPTQYSGLGPTKPGEKPRVVVLGTGWAGCRLMKGLDTNIYDVVCVSPRNHMVFTPLLASTCVGTLEFRSVAEPIGRIQPAISREPGSYFFLSNCVGLDPDKHLVQCETVTDGAEPLKPWKFEISYDKLVIALGAKPTTFGIQGVEEHAIFLREVYHAQEIRRKLLLNLMLSDVPGVSEEEKSRLLHCVVVGGGPTGVEFSGELSDFIQRDVRQRYSHVKNYIHVTLIEANEILSSFDDRLRHYATKQLTKSGVRLVRGIVKDVKAQKIILNDGTEVPYGLLVWSTGVGPSPLVNSLPLPKAPGGRVGVDEWLQVPSVQDVYSIGDCSGFVESTGKPTLPALAQVAERQGKYLANLLNKIGKAGGGRANGAKEYKYEDPFVYKHLGSMATLGRYKALVDLRQSKDGKGLALAGFTSWFIWRSAYLTRVLSWRNRFYVAINWATTFVFGRDITRI, from the exons ATGGCTTGGTTCAGAAGCCTCATCCAAGTCTCAGCCACCGCCAGATCAGCGACCAAACCTAGAATTTCAGACCCATTTTCTTACACTCTGCTCTCGCGCTTCAGCTCGGAGCCGGCTCCGATCCATGAGACTCCGGCTCCATCTCCGGCTCCTCAGCCGCCGACCCAGTACTCGGGTCTGGGCCCCACGAAGCCCGGCGAGAAGCCCCGGGTGGTGGTCTTGGGCACGGGTTGGGCCGGGTGCCGGCTCATGAAAGGCTTGGACACCAATATATACGACGTCGTTTGCGTGTCGCCTAGGAACCATATGGTCTTCACGCCTCTGTTGGCGTCCACCTGCGTTGGGACTCTGGAGTTTAGGTCCGTCGCGGAGCCAATCGGGAGGATCCAACCCGCAATATCTCGCGAACCCGGGTcgtatttctttctttctaattgTGTTGGCCTCGATCCTGATAAGCATTTG GTGCAATGCGAGACTGTAACTGATGGAGCAGAACCCTTGAAGCCatggaaatttgaaatttcatacGACAAGTTGGTAATTGCATTGGGAGCAAAGCCAACCACTTTTGGAATACAGGGTGTAGAAGAACATGCAATTTTTCTTCGTGAAGTCTACCATGCCCAGGAAATCCGCAGGAAGCTGCTCCTAAACTTGATGCTGTCGGATGTTCCTG GTGTTTCTGAGGAAGAGAAAAGCAGACTCCTACACTGTGTTGTTGTAGGAGGTGGTCCCACGGGAGTTGAGTTTAGTGGTGAACTTAGTGACTTCATTCAGAGAGATGTTCGACAAAGATATTCCCATGTGAAAAATTATATTCATGTTACCTTGATTGAG GCAAATGAGATATTATCATCATTTGATGATCGATTGCGGCACTATGCTACAAAACAGCTGACAAAG TCAGGAGTTCGTCTTGTCCGTGGGATCGTCAAGGATGTCAAAGCTCAGAAGATAATTCTTAATGATGGCACCGAGGTTCCTTATGGGCTGCTGGTATGGTCTACCGGTGTTGGTCCATCACCTTTGGTGAACTCCTTGCCACTTCCAAAAGCTCCTGGTGGAAG GGTTGGCGTTGACGAGTGGCTGCAGGTTCCTTCCGTCCAGGATGTGTATTCAATTGGTGATTGTAGCGGTTTTGTTGAAAGTACTGGAAAACCAACCCTTCCAGCCTTGGCCCAG GTTGCAGAGAGGCAAGGAAAGTATCTGGCGAATTTGTTGAACAAAATTGGTAAAGCTGGTGGAGGACGTGCCAACGGTGcaaaagaatataaatatgaGGATCCATTCGTGTACAAGCATTTAGGAAGCATGGCAACTCTTGGGAGATACAAGGCTCTCGTTGACCTCAGACAGAGCAAG GACGGAAAAGGCTTAGCTCTGGCTGGATTCACCAGTTGGTTTATATGGCGCTCGGCATATTTAACACGAGTCTTGAGCTGGAGGAATAGATTCTATGTGGCGATTAACTGGGCTACAACTTTTGTGTTCGGGCGTGATATAACCAGAATCTAG
- the LOC117631108 gene encoding selT-like protein: MDRTQILLLGLPLFLFCTDLLNLFAPPPPPPHKPPHHHHHHHHLQHQPSPVAKDFPSQKPSAVGLGAGSTVKISFCTSCSYKGNALTITKMLESSFPGIHVVLSNHPPPLPKRVLSKLVPVAQVGVFGIVMAGEHIFPMLGIMTPPPWYYSLRANRFGTIASTWLLGNALQSFLQGTGAFEVFLNDELVFSKLKEGRFPGEIELRDDIAAKLGSSRITDGLGAAAP, from the exons ATGGATCGCACACAGATTCTTCTGCTAGGGTTACCGCTCTTCCTCTTCTGCACCGACCTCCTAAACCTCTTcgctccacctccacctccgcCCCATAAGCCTccccaccatcaccatcaccatcaccaccttCAACACCAACCATCACCAGTTGCCAAAGACTTCCCCTCACAG AAACCAAGCGCTGTTGGACTCGGAGCCGGCAGCACAGTCAAGATTAGTTTCTGCACCTCTTGCTCTTACAA GGGGAATGCACTAACAATAACAAAGATGTTGGAGTCTTCTTTTCCTGGAATTCATGTTGTTCTTTCGAATCACCCCCCACCCCTTCCAAAGCGTGTGCTCAGCAAGTTGGTTCCCGTTGCTCAAGTTGGAGTTTTTGGGATAGTAATGGCGGGCGAGCACATTTTTCCAATGTTGGGGATTATGACACCCCCGCCTTGGTATTACTCTCTGCGTGCAAATAGATTTGGGACCATTGCATCCACTTGGCTTCTTGGCAATGCATTGCAGTCTTTCCTCCAAGGCACTGGTGCTTTTGAAGTTTTCCTCAACGATGAATTG GTTTTCTCTAAGCTGAAGGAGGGAAGATTCCCAGGTGAGATTGAACTAAGGGATGACATTGCCGCGAAGTTGGGTAGTTCAAGAATCACAGATGGCCTTGGAGCTGCAGCTCCCTAG
- the LOC117631110 gene encoding U-box domain-containing protein 44-like, with the protein MTSSSSYSSSVSSAVDSIHTSLADLCDPHYHQSPFDLPRRFSGFANRLQLSLTHLTRATSSLDALPPSVHTALKGIAADLAAALETLSFYRTKGKISVLINCLSLCDSLADRTVAISGWLALLDLAIQDLNLPDLRKKIADLSRDMKQAHFKVTEREERVHHTLQKEGRTTQSKTSKAVESAIIMDLARALGIDPENHDELSKQVRLLKNDVAGSNSVSERRILVSLERIVDNRAIRPNISAWKAGMEFEDDDVHISPFKNFLCPLTKEVMRYPVVLQSSQTYERTAINYWFERCLEDGRDPTCPVTGEVLGSLEMKPNIGLAGAIEEWVNRNVEILVKISVQHLSKEPPVVDCLEGVLDNVYNISEEYPSCRYKVRNAGVLVLIVKMLRNSSKSIGTNLRSKALMALLSMAKDEESKNIMLQEGITRLAIHSLIGSSEKEKEYAVKLLLEFSSDKACCIKIATEKGALVLLSSMAGNLEHPGLSNLADKVLKHMEKVEDNVQYLAAAGRFEPLLTRLCEGSDDVKIEMAFMVGSMTLTNSSKEQIARQGAKILIQMLSKPEGRAASLQALYNLSGLDDNATILVDSAVLPALTDVLFKNQDTSPELKELAASTMANIVSNPGHWELASADKEGHPMQSESFIYSLLRFLPLASPQCQISILHIIYGIASSPQASESVACHIKSGEGIKTILPFLEHPEVEHRIHAFKLTRLLSERYGQDIANELRLSTRLPLCRDKLLDHLSTDSERSDAACILANLSLSEDEVKTLLGVGFVKWMITTLKNQRQTSNGRISRPASSMLEGLLGLLLHITRNLEPQTLVTFKEHSLITIFCEHLGYPSNPRVKQLAALGLKILSEYGRSLAAVESERPPPHGMCSYLVFMCGRSSEEPSTCPIHNAPCEEDSQLCLLKSNSIKPLVDLLTDSNTSVQIAAVEALSTLVIDTSSSFKRAVDELEQLGVIEAVISLFIEVRPGELQERTTWIIERILRVDNHRHSLNQSLVWALVEAFKHGNANTKRHAQDALTSLKQLSAVSGKSSYKTRAQR; encoded by the exons ATGACGTCATCGTCGTCGTATTCCTCCTCCGTCTCATCGGCGGTAGACTCAATCCACACCTCGCTCGCCGACCTCTGCGACCCTCACTACCACCAATCTCCCTTTGACCTTCCTCGTCGCTTCTCCGGCTTCGCTAACCGCCTTCAGCTGTCACTCACTCACCTCACCCGCGCCACGTCATCGCTCGACGCCCTCCCTCCCTCCGTGCACACTGCCCTCAAGGGAATCGCCGCCGACCTCGCTGCCGCGCTCGAAACTTTGTCGTTTTACAGAACCAAGGGGAAGATCTCCGTCCTCATCAACTGTCTCTCCCTCTGCGATTCCCTCGCCGACCGTACGGTCGCCATATCCGGATGGCTCGCCCTCCTCGACCTCGCCATTCAGGACCTGAACCTCCCCGATCTTCGCAAGAAGATCGCCGATCTCTCCAGAGATATGAAGCAAGCTCACTTCAAA gTTACGGAGAGGGAAGAAAGAGTTCATCATACACTACAGAAAGAAGGACGAACGACTCAATCGAAGACAAGCAAAGCAGTGGAGAGCGCGATAATCATGGACTTGGCTCGAGCGCTCGGCATCGACCCTGAAAATCACGACGAGCTATCCAAACAGGTCAGGCTTCTCAAAAACGACGTCGCCGGGTCCAATTCGGTGTCGGAACGACGGATTCTGGTGTCGTTGGAGAGGATTGTAGATAACCGGGCCATACGGCCCAATATCTCGGCTTGGAAAGCCGGGATGGAGTTCGAAGACGACGACGTTCACATTTCGCCGTTTAAGAATTTTCTGTGTCCGTTGACGAAGGAGGTGATGAGGTACCCAGTGGTGCTCCAATCGTCGCAGACTTACGAGCGGACCGCCATTAACTACTGGTTCGAGCGGTGTCTGGAGGACGGTCGAGACCCGACTTGCCCGGTCACAGGTGAAGTTCTCGGGTCACTGGAGATGAAGCCGAACATTGGACTTGCTGGGGCTATTGAGGAGTGGGTCAACAGGAATGTTGAGATTCTGGTGAAGATTTCAGTTCAACATCTTAGCAAAGAGCCTCCTGTGGTGGATTGTTTGGAGGGAGTGTTGGATAATGTGTATAATATCTCAGAGGAATACCCCAGTTGTAGGTATAAAGTTAGGAATGCTGGGGTTCTTGTGCTCATTGTTAAGATGCTCAGAAACAGTTCCAAGAGTATTGGGACAAATTTGAGAAGCAAAGCTCTCATGGCTTTGCTTAGCATGGCCAAGGATGAAGAAAGCAag AACATCATGCTTCAAGAGGGTATCACTAGATTGGCCATACATAGTCTTATCGGGAGctcagagaaagagaaagagtaTGCTGTCAAATTGTTACTTGAGTTCTCTAGTGACAAAGCTTGTTGCATTAAAATTGCAACAGAAAAAGGTGCGCTGGTTCTTCTCTCAAGCATGGCAGGAAACCTAGAGCATCCTGGTTTATCCAACCTAGCCGACAAGGTATTGAAGCATATGGAAAAGGTGGAGGATAATGTTCAGTATTTAGCTGCGGCAGGGAGGTTTGAACCCTTGCTTACTCGACTTTGTGAAG GTTCTGACGAtgtcaaaattgaaatggcATTTATGGTGGGAAGTATGACCTTGACAAATAGCAGCAAGGAACAAATAGCTAGGCAGGGTGCGAAAATACTAATTCAGATGCTATCTAAGCCAGAAGGAAGAGCAGCAAGCTTGCAAGCACTGTACAACTTGTCAGGTCTAGATGACAATGCAACCATCCTTGTAGATTCTGCTGTACTTCCCGCTCTTACAGATGTCCTTTTCAAAAACCAGGATACTTCTCCCGAACTGAAAGAATTGGCTGCATCAACAATGGCTAATATAGTATCAAATCCAGGGCACTGGGAATTGGCATCTGCTGACAAAGAAGGGCATCCTATGCAGTCagaatcatttatatatagtCTTTTGAGGTTTCTACCTCTAGCATCCCCTCAATGCCAAATATCTATTCTCCATATTATATATGGAATTGCTTCGTCCCCACAGGCATCAG AGTCGGTAGCCTGTCATATAAAATCTGGGGAAGGGATTAAAACCATTTTACCATTCCTTGAACACCCAGAAGTTGAACACAGAATTCATGCTTTTAAGCTTACAAGACTCCTCTCAGAAAGATATGGTCAAGATATAGCTAATGAGCTAAGGCTTTCTACCAGGCTTCCCCTGTGCAGAGACAAACTCTTAGACCACCTTTCAACTGATAGTGAGAGATCCGATGCTGCATGCATACTTGCGAACCTTTCACTCTCCGAAGATGAAGTGAAAACACTCCTTGGAGTTGGTTTTGTAAAATGGATGATTACTACTCTAAAAAACCAGCGCCAAACTTCCAATGGGAGGATTTCACGGCCTGCATCAAGCATGTTGGAAGGTCTTCTTGGTCTTTTACTTCACATTACAAGGAACCTTGAGCCCCAAACTCTTGTTACGTTCAAAGAGCACAGCCTTATCACTATCTTCTGCGAACATCTTGGTTATCCTTCAAACCCAAGAGTGAAACAACTAGCTGCCCTTGGATTGAAAATCTTGTCCGAGTATGGAAGGTCACTAGCTGCTGTGGAATCAGAACGACCACCTCCCCATGGAATGTGTTCTTATCTGGTCTTCATGTGTGGACGCTCTTCTGAAGAACCTTCGACGTGCCCAATACACAATGCTCCATGTGAAGAAGACAGTCAGCTGTGCTTGCTAAAGAGTAACTCCATCAAACCCCTCGTTGATCTACTTACAGACAGCAACACGAGTGTTCAGATTGCTGCAGTGGAGGCACTGTCCACTCTTGTAATAGATACCTCCAGCAGCTTCAAAAGAGCAGTGGACGAGCTCGAACAATTGGGTGTGATTGAAGCCGTGATTTCTCTTTTCATAGAAGTTCGTCCGGGGGAGCTTCAAGAGAGAACAACCTGGATCATAGAGAGAATATTGAGAGTCGACAACCATAGACATTCTCTAAATCAGTCTCTGGTTTGGGCATTGGTGGAAGCCTTTAAGCATGGCAATGCCAACACAAAGAGACATGCTCAAGATGCTCTCACTAGTTTGAAACAGTTATCGGCGGTTAGCGGAAAGTCCTCGTATAAAACTCGGGCACAGAGGTAG
- the LOC117631111 gene encoding acyl-lipid omega-3 desaturase (cytochrome b5), endoplasmic reticulum-like gives MVEAQSKPMNGVNGIHNHNKQDEADFDPSAPPPFKIAEIRAAIPKHCWVKNPWRSMSYVFRDLFVIFAMASAAIYLESWYLWPVYWAAQGTMFWALFVLGHDCGHGSFSDSRTLNSVVGHILHSAILVPYNGWRISHRTHHQNHGHVENDESWVPLTEKVYSSLHESTRKFRFRVPYPIFAYPFYLWTRSPGKQGSHFNPYSDLFAPNERKDVITSTVCWTMMVALLLYLSYVVGPVQILKLYCVPYWIFIMWIDLVTYLHHHGYDQKLPWYRGKEWSYLRGGLTTVDRDYGMFNNIHHDIGTHVIHHLFPQIPHYHLVEATKAAKPILGKYYREPKKSGPFPVHLIDNLMTSMSNDHYVSDTGDVVYYQTDPKLFKSLKSKSN, from the exons ATGGTGGAGGCTCAGAGCAAACCCATGAATGGGGTTAATGGGATCCATAACCACAACAAACAAGATGAAGCTGATTTTGACCCAAGTGCCCCTCCTCCCTTTAAGATAGCTGAGATCCGTGCTGCCATTCCCAAACACTGTTGGGTCAAGAATCCATGGAGGTCTATGAGTTATGTCTTCAGGGATTTGTTTGTGATATTTGCAATGGCATCTGCTGCCATTTACTTGGAAAGTTGGTATCTTTGGCCAGTTTACTGGGCTGCtcaaggaaccatgttctgggctctgtttgttcttggacatgaTTG TGGCCATGGGAGCTTTTCAGATAGTCGAACGCTGAACAGTGTTGTGGGGCATATATTGCATTCTGCAATTCTTGTACCTTATAATGGCTG GAGAATCAGCCACAGAACTCACCATCAGAACCATGGACATGTTGAGAATGATGAGTCTTGGGTTCCT CTGACTGAGAAGGTTTATTCAAGTTTGCATGAAAGTACAAGAAAATTCAGATTCAGAGTGCCATACCCCATCTTTGCATACCCTTTCTATCTG TGGACTAGAAGTCCAGGAAAGCAAGGTTCTCATTTCAATCCTTACAGTGACTTGTTTGCCCCAAATGAAAGGAAAGATGTGATAACTTCAACTGTTTGCTGGACAATGATGGTTGCCCTGCTCCTCTATCTGTCCTATGTAGTAGGCCCTGTCCAAATCCTCAAGCTCTACTGTGTCCCTTACTGG ATTTTCATAATGTGGATTGATTTGGTCACCTATTTGCATCACCATGGTTACGATCAAAAACTTCCCTGGTACCGTGGCAAG GAATGGAGTTATCTACGGGGAGGCCTCACAACCGTTGATCGTGATTATGGAATGTTCAATAACATCCACCATGACATTGGCACTCATGTGATACATCATCTCTTCCCTCAAATCCCACACTATCACCTAGTGGAAGCT ACCAAGGCAGCCAAGCCAATTCTGGGAAAGTACTATCGGGAGCCAAAGAAATCTGGACCATTTCCGGTTCACTTGATCGATAATCTAATGACAAGCATGAGCAATGATCACTATGTTAGTGACACTGGAGACGTTGTATACTATCAGACTGACCCCAAGCTTTTCAAAAGTCTTAAGAGCAAGTctaattga